The Pectobacterium parmentieri genome segment TCCGTAATACCCAGTTGTTGCGCGTAGGACTGGCACACTTTGGCATCAGAGCCATCGCCAATAAAATGACATTCCCAATCGCCGTTCAGCCCAGAAAAAGCGTCCAACATATCTTTGAGGCGCTTTTGCCCCTCAAACTTAAGGCGCCCTACATAGATAAAGACGGCTTTATCCGTCGGGCGAGGGATGACAGTGTTCTGTGGTGTGACAGGATTGAAAATGACAGAAATACGTTCCGAAGGTACGCCACGCTTTATTAACTGCTGCTTGATACCTGAACTAATAGCCAAGTGATAATTCGCAGCCAGTACCTGCTCCGCATGTTTTTTATGATCGAGAGAATAATGCAACCATGAAATCAAAGGCAGCGTTTTTTTACTATAACGGATCGCTTGTGCTGCAACTCGACAGGATGGTGCATCAAAAGCAATAACAGCATCGGGTTGGTTTTGCTTAATGAAACGAGCGAGTGTACAGGAGTAATTCATTCGGCGCAGAAACGAGATCTTAATGCTGGAGCGATGGCAAACAAACCGCTTTCCCGCCAGCCAGGCTTTATCCATGCGATCGTCGCGACACAGAAAGTATAGGGTGTAATCGTTTTTTGTCTCGACGTCATTTTCGAGAAAGCTGGTCACTTTTTGCAGCACGGTTTCTATACCGCCAAACCCGGAAGTGGCCTCACCAACAAAGAGTATATTCATAAGTGTTATCAGATACAGGCATTTACAATGCCTTACGCTCCGTACGCACACGAATTTTTTCTGCCTTCACGCGTGCTTGTTGAAATAGAGACTGCTCGTGTTGCAATGTGCTGCGCAACGTTTGCCGATAAAAATATATCTTTAAAAACCACAGTAAATCTTTTTTTGTTAGCCCAATATCAAGCGATGAAAAATAAAGGCCAATAAGATCCTTATTTCGCCAGCGCAGAGGTACACGATCGCGAATTTGTGCTCGGTGTAGGTCAATAACTGAAATTTTAAATTGTGTATCCGTTGGTTGATACGGCAAGTGCAGTAAGAAATGGCAAATATAACAATCTCTATGATTAACACCACCAGCATGCATCTTTCTAACCATCTCTGCGAGCCGTTGTATCAGGCGTCGCTTCTCTTTTACGGAGGGGGGGGATTCCTGCCAGATGGCGCAGTAATCTTCCAAACTGATAGTTGGGTTTAGATCTTCAGTGATAATGAAGGAATGCCGGCTGAGCGGATTGACGCCACGTTGTCCAAACCCAACTCCTTTCATTGTATCCACCCCTTGTTCAGCTAGGCGGTGGATTGCTTTCCATTCCCGATCGGCACCGAGTACTGGTAACCTGAATGAGACCAAATTTTTCAACGCTTCTTTGAGTGCCGTTCCACGATGTATTTTAATAAAGTATGAATTTTCTTTTAGCGTAAAACGCAGTGTTCGACGACTCTCCAGTGCACGAAATACTTCACCGTCTAATTTCTCAACCTCGACAAAGGGATCTTTGTGTTTCCATAACGAGGCGAAAGGTTCGCATAATTCAATCATCTTTATTCACCCGTAATCAGTACGGCGGCTTTTTCCGGCAAACTGTAAATATCTTCAGTATCCGCGAAATTGCGAGCATTTTTCGCCCAATTCGTTAATGTATCGGGCTTATTTAGGGCGCCATATAAGGCGCTATTCAGTGAAGCCTGATGGTAAGGTGAGGAGATAACAGCCCCTGCCTGCGCCCTATCGATATAGAAGGCATAGCCACATACATCGGTAACTATTATTGGTAATCCGGCCACAATAGCCTCAAGCAATACAATGCCAGCCGCTTCCTGATAGGCCGGGTGCATCAGTAGGTCGGCTGCCGCCATGAAAGAGGGAATGTCATCGCGGCCCGCAAAGAAACGTACGTTATCTCCGATGCCCGATTGGTTGGCCAATAACTGGTAGCGATCAGACTTATCTTGCCCGACGACGAGAAAAATGACTTTTTGGCGCAGAGCATCGGGTAGGTTGGCAATAGCTCGAATACTGCGTTCCACACCCTTGCGTTTGAAATCGGAGCCTACCTGAAGCAGGACGATGGCATTGTCGTCGATGCCTTGTGCGCGGCGAAAGGTTTGTCGAACGTCAAGTGCTTGACGATCGTACTTTCTGTCGAGGGCGATGCCCGGTGGCAGGATGTAGAAACGTTCGTCTTGTGTGCCATAATGCTTTTTAAAATCCGCGATTTGGCGCTGTGTCAACATCAGCATTTTTGTGTGGCTATCGCGTTTAAACACCGCCTTTTCAAAGGCGGCATAATGCCTGTAACGTGGCATTAAGCGGTAGATAGTCCCTTTCTCTTGCTCGACTTTCTCTGCATAACAGACATCGGCGGCATAGTAGAAATCCAGTCCTGGCATTTTGTTAAAACCAACCACCCGGTCTACAGGATATTGTTGGAGATGGCATTGAACCCATTCACTATAACGTTGATTACGTCGGTTATTGCTCATACCCGATGCGGGAACGAAAATAATTTCAAGATTCTCCGGCTGTTTACCTTGCCATGATAAAACATAGACGCGGACATGATGTCCGAGCCTTACGCAAGCTTGAGCAATATTATAAAAGTCACGCTGCAATCCGCCGAAAGGGAAGTACTTATACAGGCAGATAGCAATATTCATTGTGCTTCCTCGTCTACGGAAGGGCCCGCCAATAGGCCACTTACCGCGTGAATGACATCTTGTGCAGGGATGCAAGAAAGGTATTTCTGATTTCTATCGAGCTCTTTTCTTTCCGGCATCGGTTGATAGTCTCCGGCCCAAATAACGATACTGTTGTCAGACCAGGGCCGCCATTTTTTATGATCTGTCGGTCCAAACAAACACACTAGCGGTGTATTCAGCGCGGCAGCCATGTGCATGGGGGCAGAGTCGACGCCGATGTAAAGTGCGGCGTTATCGATCAGCGCAGCCAGTTCTAAAAAGCTGGTTTTACCGGCTAATAAGGTATTCGGCTTATGGATGCATTGAGCATGAATATCTTGCACAGCATAAAGATCCCCCTGAGAGGGGCCACAGGTCAGAACAACCTCTAACCCTTCCTCTTTCAAATAATCAATGACGACCGCAAATTTATCGTTGTCCCAGCACTTGAAATCCTGCCTTGCTGTCGGTTGGATGACGACGTAGGCCTGTTTGCGTAGTTGTGGAGCAATGCTGAACACGCGTTCTGCATCCTCCACACTATAATAGAGAGACATGCAATCTTTGGGCTGTGCATCAGAAAGGCCGAGTGGAGAGAGTATCGATCGATTTTGCTCAACAATATGCGTGCCTATTGGCGGAACGCAATCACTGAAAAATAAACGCCACATCTTCCCTTTCAGGTTATCACCCCGATCGATAGCAATGCTACGCGCACCTAATGATTTTACCAATAAGGCAATAGGCCATTGGTCAGCCAGATTGACGATCAGATCGTAATTATTTTGCTTAAGCACCTGTCTGATTTCTGTGAAATTCCGGATTTTTTCTAAAAGCGTGCTGGTCTTTCTTTTGAGCCCATAAAGCTGATGTATCTCTGGGTTTGCGGAGAGAATCGGCATCGTATCTTGATACAGTAATACGTCGATTTTAGCGTCAGGATAATTGGCTTTCAGCGTGCTGATGAGCGGAGTGGTCAGCAACATATCGCCATGATATCTGAGCTTTACCACAAGAATTCGGTGATAAGGGATGATGCGTTGACTCACTCGTTTTCCTTCATATAATCAAAAGGTTATTGTTTTATTGCGGGCACGCTACCGCCCCTGGCTCGACAGCTACCAGTTGACTGAGATGATCCGAAATTTCACGGCGATTTGCGGGACGCAAATTTATCTCGTGATGTTGCCACTGCACATATTGTGCTAAACCACCGTATGGTACTAGAACCCACATCCCTCTCACAGAGGTAAATGCTACTGCCATACGCTAATTATAACAGGGCTAATTCTTTAGCCATTTTCCGGTCAGCGTTGTGCCGAGGCAAAACGTCATCAGCCATGCAATGAGCATATCCCGTGAATAGAGGATGACGTCGCTAAGCCCATACATCAGTAGGGAAAAAAGCAGTGCAGCGGAGAGATGGCTGCGCAGAACAAAAAATGAAAAATAAAATAAGGAGGCATAGAGCAATATTAGCAATATTGCTCCCGGTAACCCTTTAAGAGAAAAGGCATCAACCACTTCGTTATGTAGATGGACATTCAGATATTCGACTGCACCCGCTAAGCTCGGTTTTTGTTCCGCTTGTGTAATGATCCGAGCGGCGCGCTGTTCGGCAGATTGCCCCAATAACGCGTCTTCTCCTGCTTCGACACCGGATTGGTACATGGCGATTCGTGCACCCACTGATGTTTTGCTGTTATTCATGTTGTAGCTGTGTACGTCATTAAACAGGTCGTTGACGCGTTGATGAATCGTCTCCTGAAACAGGAATAAGCACAGAAGCAGCGTCGCTGCTGAGCCGATGAATGCCTTTATGAACAAGCGTTTATTGTGTCTGACTTCTGACAGTAAAATGGTCGCGCCAACAATAGGGTAGACAAATATGGCTGCCCGGGTTTCTGTCAGTAGAATGGCTACAGTGACTAACAGAAAATGCCCCAGATAGAGATAATACTTATAGGTTGAATCGAGCTTCAGCAGCGCCTGTGCGCTTAACGCGCCAATAAAAGTAAGAAAATAGGCGGCGCTGGTTGCTGTACCAAATGCCAATCCAATGCGATGCATTCCACTGAACAGTGACTGATAGAACGCATAGCTCAGCGCTAACACACAGATTGCGATGATGTAGAAGAGCGACTGCTTTTGCTGTTGTTGCCTGATATGCAGGGCTGTCAGCACGATAAATGCGCCCAAAATACCGGCGTGCGCAGATGTCCTGTAGGCGTTATATACATAAGGGAAAAGGCTATCGGGTTGATAATAGTGGTAGTACCAAATGAGATTGGTTATGCCGATAGCCAGCAGGCACAGTGGGATCAGTAAGCGTCGTTTAGCGACTATGACGGTTCTTAGGTGTGTCACGACATAGAAAACAGATAGCGAACCTGTGAGATAAAAAAGCCACCCGGCAAGAATGCTACTAAATGGCATAATGGCTAATGTGAGTAAACAGCCAGGGAAGACGGCGTTAAGTGCGACAGCCGAACTTATACTGGGCGTTTTGCCCAGTTCGTACCTTAATTCATTAAGCATGTATTTGTTCACAGTCGGGAGCGATATCACTCGCCTGATGTAGGTAATTCTATCAGCTTCTCTAATTTCTGATGGACGAGGCTAGCGGGAATTGTCTCCATTTGCTGGCTTTCAGACATTTCCACCACCTGATTCATCCCATAGCCGCCAATCAGCCCTGGATCGGTCGGGCCGTACAGTGTGATATTCGGACGATCCAGTGCTGCTGTCAGGTGGCTAAGCCCGGTATCGACGGAGACGACTGCGTTAGCGCCCGCAAGCACCTCGGCGACCTGTTGCAGCGTCAGACGCGGTAAGACCTCAACGTGTGGGAACCCTTCCGCCAGCCGTAATGCGCGCTGGTGCTCATGTTCAGCTCCCCAAGGGAGTTTGATGCGTAGCCCACTTGGTGCCAATAGGGCAATCAGTTCACGCCAGTGTGCTTCTGGCCAGTGCTTTTCATCACGCGTTGTGGCATGGAGAAACACCAAATAGCGATTGGCATCTCCAGGTAATTGGGCGAGGAAGCGCGAGGCAATCGCATAATCACCGCGTTCGGTCGGTTTCTTATAGCCCAGACTGGCGGCAAGCAGCTCTCGCACGCGTTCTACGGCATGTTGTTGACGGCTTATCGGGTGGCGATAGTTATAAAACCAGCTTGCCAGAGGCTCACGAGCACTCTTGCAATCCAATCCGTGTTTCTTTCCGTTGGCGAGCCGCGTCACCAGCAGCGCGCTTTTAATCAGCCCTTGTGCGTCAATGACCGCATCATAGCGGTGCTGGCATAGTTGACGCTTAAACTCAGCACGTTCCTGACGTATCGGGGCGCTGAACCAGCTTTTGCGCCAGCGGCGGATCGCTACCGGGATAACGCGGGAAACCGCTGGGTGCCAGCTTGGAATTTGTGCGAAACCTTCTTCGACCACCCAATCGAACTGGATACCGGGAATAGCCTGCATCGCGTCGGTCAAGGCTGGCAACGTATGCAGCACATCACCCATCGACGACGTTTTCACAATCAGCACTCTCATGCATCTGCTCCCGGAATGAGACTTCCTTCCGAAATGAGATACTTATCCAGCGCGCTGAGCACGCGTTCGGGCTGAATATCGATCAAACTCTGGTGATAACCTTGTTCGGCATCCCCTTTGCGCACCCGGTGATAACCGGTAATCAGGCGAATCACCTCGGCTTGATGAGATAACGGTGGAGTAAAATCGGGGCTACTCGGGCCATAAAGCGCGACAAGTGGGCGATGGAGCGCGGCCGCAACGTGCATGAGCCCTGAGTCATTGCTGACGACAGCATGGCAGGCAGCAATCAGCACCACCGCCTGTTCCAACGAGGTGCTTCCCGCCAGATTGGCGCAATACTGACGTGCGTCTTCCGTCAATCCCTGCAGGATATCGTCACAGGCTGC includes the following:
- the waaB gene encoding lipopolysaccharide 1,6-galactosyltransferase, translating into MNILFVGEATSGFGGIETVLQKVTSFLENDVETKNDYTLYFLCRDDRMDKAWLAGKRFVCHRSSIKISFLRRMNYSCTLARFIKQNQPDAVIAFDAPSCRVAAQAIRYSKKTLPLISWLHYSLDHKKHAEQVLAANYHLAISSGIKQQLIKRGVPSERISVIFNPVTPQNTVIPRPTDKAVFIYVGRLKFEGQKRLKDMLDAFSGLNGDWECHFIGDGSDAKVCQSYAQQLGITDHLHWHGWQEKPWEYIQDKIKHVSAFVMSSAFEGLPMTLLEAMSYGIYCVSSDCPSGPEDIIRNGINGQLYPPSDTTTLRSSLQDVVNRQTLLDAKQISVSIHRFYDETYYKEMKAVINTAIHHQVME
- the rfaP gene encoding lipopolysaccharide core heptose(I) kinase RfaP; the encoded protein is MIELCEPFASLWKHKDPFVEVEKLDGEVFRALESRRTLRFTLKENSYFIKIHRGTALKEALKNLVSFRLPVLGADREWKAIHRLAEQGVDTMKGVGFGQRGVNPLSRHSFIITEDLNPTISLEDYCAIWQESPPSVKEKRRLIQRLAEMVRKMHAGGVNHRDCYICHFLLHLPYQPTDTQFKISVIDLHRAQIRDRVPLRWRNKDLIGLYFSSLDIGLTKKDLLWFLKIYFYRQTLRSTLQHEQSLFQQARVKAEKIRVRTERKAL
- a CDS encoding glycosyltransferase family 4 protein, which codes for MNIAICLYKYFPFGGLQRDFYNIAQACVRLGHHVRVYVLSWQGKQPENLEIIFVPASGMSNNRRNQRYSEWVQCHLQQYPVDRVVGFNKMPGLDFYYAADVCYAEKVEQEKGTIYRLMPRYRHYAAFEKAVFKRDSHTKMLMLTQRQIADFKKHYGTQDERFYILPPGIALDRKYDRQALDVRQTFRRAQGIDDNAIVLLQVGSDFKRKGVERSIRAIANLPDALRQKVIFLVVGQDKSDRYQLLANQSGIGDNVRFFAGRDDIPSFMAAADLLMHPAYQEAAGIVLLEAIVAGLPIIVTDVCGYAFYIDRAQAGAVISSPYHQASLNSALYGALNKPDTLTNWAKNARNFADTEDIYSLPEKAAVLITGE
- the rfaQ gene encoding lipopolysaccharide core heptosyltransferase RfaQ, coding for MSQRIIPYHRILVVKLRYHGDMLLTTPLISTLKANYPDAKIDVLLYQDTMPILSANPEIHQLYGLKRKTSTLLEKIRNFTEIRQVLKQNNYDLIVNLADQWPIALLVKSLGARSIAIDRGDNLKGKMWRLFFSDCVPPIGTHIVEQNRSILSPLGLSDAQPKDCMSLYYSVEDAERVFSIAPQLRKQAYVVIQPTARQDFKCWDNDKFAVVIDYLKEEGLEVVLTCGPSQGDLYAVQDIHAQCIHKPNTLLAGKTSFLELAALIDNAALYIGVDSAPMHMAAALNTPLVCLFGPTDHKKWRPWSDNSIVIWAGDYQPMPERKELDRNQKYLSCIPAQDVIHAVSGLLAGPSVDEEAQ
- a CDS encoding O-antigen ligase family protein; protein product: MLNELRYELGKTPSISSAVALNAVFPGCLLTLAIMPFSSILAGWLFYLTGSLSVFYVVTHLRTVIVAKRRLLIPLCLLAIGITNLIWYYHYYQPDSLFPYVYNAYRTSAHAGILGAFIVLTALHIRQQQQKQSLFYIIAICVLALSYAFYQSLFSGMHRIGLAFGTATSAAYFLTFIGALSAQALLKLDSTYKYYLYLGHFLLVTVAILLTETRAAIFVYPIVGATILLSEVRHNKRLFIKAFIGSAATLLLCLFLFQETIHQRVNDLFNDVHSYNMNNSKTSVGARIAMYQSGVEAGEDALLGQSAEQRAARIITQAEQKPSLAGAVEYLNVHLHNEVVDAFSLKGLPGAILLILLYASLFYFSFFVLRSHLSAALLFSLLMYGLSDVILYSRDMLIAWLMTFCLGTTLTGKWLKN
- the rfaC gene encoding lipopolysaccharide heptosyltransferase RfaC, translated to MRVLIVKTSSMGDVLHTLPALTDAMQAIPGIQFDWVVEEGFAQIPSWHPAVSRVIPVAIRRWRKSWFSAPIRQERAEFKRQLCQHRYDAVIDAQGLIKSALLVTRLANGKKHGLDCKSAREPLASWFYNYRHPISRQQHAVERVRELLAASLGYKKPTERGDYAIASRFLAQLPGDANRYLVFLHATTRDEKHWPEAHWRELIALLAPSGLRIKLPWGAEHEHQRALRLAEGFPHVEVLPRLTLQQVAEVLAGANAVVSVDTGLSHLTAALDRPNITLYGPTDPGLIGGYGMNQVVEMSESQQMETIPASLVHQKLEKLIELPTSGE